A genomic window from Acidobacteriota bacterium includes:
- a CDS encoding FixH family protein: MIPLARARRAAVLVLVAAMTTAATGCVRRDAADSRVRVTWLLAPQPPVAGAAELTVAPATPDGSPIEGATVRLEGHMSHAGMAPVIADGTERRPGEYLIPFTFTMAGDWVLLVSIVERDGTRTQQRIDVAAVRAAS, translated from the coding sequence GTGATACCTCTGGCGCGCGCCAGGCGCGCCGCGGTGCTGGTGCTCGTCGCCGCCATGACGACTGCGGCGACAGGCTGCGTGCGTCGTGATGCCGCCGATTCGCGTGTGCGGGTCACGTGGTTGCTCGCACCGCAGCCGCCCGTTGCCGGCGCTGCCGAGTTGACCGTTGCGCCGGCAACCCCGGATGGCAGTCCGATCGAAGGCGCCACCGTGCGGCTTGAGGGTCACATGTCCCACGCGGGCATGGCCCCGGTGATCGCCGATGGCACGGAGCGCCGGCCCGGCGAGTATCTGATACCGTTCACATTCACCATGGCTGGCGACTGGGTGCTTCTCGTCTCGATCGTGGAACGCGACGGCACGCGCACGCAGCAACGGATCGACGTGGCTGCCGTGCGCGCGGCGTCGTGA
- a CDS encoding FesM, whose amino-acid sequence MIAPARLARLRPAGQVVLLVLSIAIVLHGVLGPDLAPKNLATVLTWVHYRGLLAGLLLAVGNVLCGICPIVLARDMARRVHAPTRTWPAWLRGKWIAALLTVAVLFAYELFDLWALPAATAWLVLGYFGTAIAIDVTFTGGAFCKHVCPVGQFSFLLSTLSPLEVKAKRLATCEACATADCVKGRYTEATPARLVRRGCELGLFLPAKVGNLDCTFCLDCVQACPHDNVTIAGHVPGEEWADDSRRSSIGQLSRRPDIAALATIFTFGALLNALAMTRPVYAIEQWMARALHTTHEAPVLAILFAIVLVAVPVALLGMAGVVTRTLAPSRTLDVWEIAVRYAVVLVPLGAGVWVAHYAFHFLTAVGTIVPVLQGALVDATGRALAGEPDWRWLGLRPGAVAPLQVGFVLLGALGSLLLTHAVSQRDHAPHAIRAGVPWMLIVVALTLAALWILAQPMEMRGTALAG is encoded by the coding sequence GTGATCGCACCGGCGCGCCTCGCTCGTCTCCGCCCGGCCGGACAGGTCGTCCTCCTCGTGCTCTCCATCGCCATCGTCCTGCACGGTGTGCTCGGGCCTGATCTCGCGCCGAAGAACCTCGCCACGGTCCTCACGTGGGTGCACTATCGCGGGTTGCTGGCTGGGCTGTTGCTCGCGGTGGGCAACGTGTTGTGCGGCATCTGTCCGATCGTGCTGGCGCGCGACATGGCGCGCCGCGTCCATGCGCCCACGCGCACCTGGCCGGCGTGGCTCCGCGGCAAGTGGATCGCCGCGCTGTTGACCGTAGCCGTCCTGTTCGCGTACGAGCTGTTCGACCTGTGGGCGCTGCCGGCCGCAACGGCGTGGCTCGTACTCGGCTACTTCGGGACCGCGATCGCGATCGACGTGACGTTCACCGGAGGGGCGTTCTGCAAGCACGTCTGCCCGGTGGGGCAGTTCAGTTTCCTGCTGTCGACGCTGTCGCCGCTCGAGGTGAAGGCGAAGCGGCTCGCGACGTGCGAAGCCTGCGCCACGGCCGATTGCGTCAAGGGACGCTACACGGAGGCGACACCCGCGCGCCTCGTGCGTCGTGGATGCGAACTGGGGCTGTTCCTGCCGGCCAAGGTGGGCAACCTCGATTGCACCTTCTGCCTCGATTGCGTGCAGGCCTGCCCGCACGACAATGTCACCATCGCGGGCCACGTGCCCGGCGAGGAGTGGGCCGACGATTCGCGCCGTTCGTCGATCGGGCAGTTGTCGCGCCGGCCGGACATCGCCGCGCTGGCCACCATCTTCACTTTCGGCGCGCTCCTCAACGCGCTGGCGATGACGCGGCCCGTGTATGCGATCGAACAGTGGATGGCACGTGCGCTCCACACCACGCACGAGGCGCCCGTGCTTGCGATCCTGTTCGCCATCGTGCTCGTGGCCGTGCCTGTCGCGTTGTTGGGCATGGCCGGCGTCGTCACGCGAACACTAGCGCCCTCGCGCACGCTCGACGTCTGGGAGATCGCCGTCCGCTATGCCGTGGTGCTCGTGCCGCTCGGCGCGGGCGTCTGGGTGGCGCACTATGCGTTCCACTTCCTCACGGCCGTCGGCACCATCGTCCCCGTGTTGCAGGGGGCGCTCGTCGATGCCACGGGACGCGCGCTCGCGGGCGAACCAGACTGGCGTTGGCTCGGACTGCGGCCGGGAGCCGTGGCGCCGCTGCAGGTCGGCTTCGTCCTGCTTGGCGCGCTCGGATCGCTGCTGCTCACGCATGCCGTGTCGCAGCGCGATCACGCGCCGCACGCGATACGCGCCGGCGTGCCGTGGATGCTGATCGTGGTGGCGCTCACGCTCGCGGCCCTGTGGATTCTGGCGCAGCCGATGGAGATGCGCGGGACGGCGCTGGCGGGATGA
- a CDS encoding Na+:solute symporter, whose product MQLAAIDWLILIGTLIVCFAPALLFGRRAGQSTSEFFASGRSVPWWLAGLSMVATTFSSDTPNLVTDIVRRNGVAGTWVWWAFVLTGVSTVFFYARLWRRSGVMTDLEFYEVRYSGRPASWVRGFRAVYLGLFFNSIIMATVNLAACKIMAILFGLERWQTLAAVGLLNVAFAAHSGLWGVLVIDMIQFFIKMTAVIAAAYFALHAPGVGGLDGLITKLSTTRGPDGIDYLAVLPDFANHWELAVAVFVMPIAVQWWAVWYPGAEPGGGSYIAQRMLASKSERDALGSVLFFNVAHYVLRPWPWILVALASIVVYPELSDIRAAFPAVDPGLIGHDIAYPAMLKFLPVGFAGLMVGGLVAANSSTILTHLNWGASYLVHDFYRRFIRSDATEAHYVLMGRLATIGLFLCSAATVYLLDTAKDAFDIILQVGAGTGLLYLARWFWWRVNAWCEIAAMVSSFLVSLGFLALARAGTPVSTHRALLITIAITTVCWVITAFVAPATDRDVLVAFYRKVRPVGPGWAPIRAIAGDLTDDGTRGDNIPLGLLGWLAGCAMIWSALFAVGNVLYGRMGYAIALVVVCLATSAVVIAVIKRQWPTTAR is encoded by the coding sequence ATGCAACTCGCGGCCATCGACTGGCTGATCCTGATCGGCACGCTCATCGTCTGTTTCGCGCCGGCGCTGTTGTTCGGGAGGCGCGCGGGCCAGAGCACGTCGGAGTTCTTCGCGTCGGGCCGATCGGTGCCGTGGTGGCTGGCGGGCCTGTCGATGGTGGCCACGACGTTCAGCAGCGACACGCCCAACCTCGTCACCGACATCGTGCGCCGCAACGGCGTGGCGGGGACCTGGGTGTGGTGGGCGTTCGTGCTGACCGGCGTGTCGACGGTGTTCTTCTACGCGCGGCTGTGGCGTCGCTCGGGCGTGATGACCGACCTCGAGTTCTACGAGGTGCGGTACTCGGGGCGCCCCGCGAGCTGGGTGCGGGGATTTCGCGCGGTGTATCTCGGACTGTTCTTCAACAGCATCATCATGGCGACGGTGAACCTGGCCGCCTGCAAGATCATGGCGATCCTGTTCGGCCTCGAGCGATGGCAGACACTGGCGGCCGTCGGCCTGCTCAATGTCGCGTTCGCGGCGCACTCGGGGTTGTGGGGCGTGCTGGTCATCGACATGATCCAGTTCTTCATCAAGATGACGGCCGTCATCGCCGCGGCGTACTTCGCGCTGCACGCGCCGGGCGTGGGCGGACTCGACGGCCTCATCACGAAGCTCTCGACGACGCGTGGACCTGACGGCATCGACTATCTTGCCGTGCTGCCCGACTTCGCCAATCACTGGGAACTGGCGGTCGCGGTGTTCGTGATGCCGATCGCCGTGCAGTGGTGGGCGGTGTGGTATCCCGGCGCGGAGCCGGGCGGCGGCAGTTACATCGCGCAGCGCATGCTCGCGTCCAAGTCGGAACGCGACGCACTCGGGAGCGTGCTCTTCTTCAACGTGGCGCACTACGTGCTGCGCCCGTGGCCGTGGATTCTCGTGGCGCTCGCCTCGATCGTCGTGTACCCGGAACTCTCGGACATCAGGGCGGCGTTCCCGGCAGTGGACCCGGGCCTCATCGGCCACGACATCGCGTATCCCGCCATGCTGAAGTTCCTGCCCGTGGGTTTTGCGGGCCTCATGGTCGGCGGCCTCGTCGCCGCCAACTCGTCGACGATCCTCACGCACCTGAACTGGGGCGCGTCGTATCTCGTGCACGACTTCTATCGGCGCTTCATCAGGAGCGACGCCACCGAGGCGCACTACGTCCTGATGGGGCGCCTGGCGACAATCGGACTGTTCCTCTGCTCGGCAGCGACGGTCTATCTGCTCGACACGGCCAAGGATGCGTTCGACATCATCCTGCAGGTGGGCGCCGGCACGGGCCTGCTGTATCTCGCGCGCTGGTTCTGGTGGCGCGTGAACGCGTGGTGCGAGATTGCCGCGATGGTGAGCTCGTTTCTCGTGTCGCTCGGCTTCCTCGCGCTCGCACGCGCGGGCACGCCGGTCAGCACGCACCGCGCGCTGCTCATCACGATCGCGATCACCACCGTGTGCTGGGTGATCACCGCGTTTGTGGCGCCGGCCACCGACCGTGACGTGCTCGTCGCGTTCTATCGCAAGGTGAGACCGGTGGGCCCGGGCTGGGCGCCGATCCGCGCCATCGCCGGCGATCTCACCGACGACGGCACGCGGGGCGACAACATTCCGCTGGGCCTGCTCGGCTGGCTCGCCGGCTGCGCGATGATCTGGTCGGCCCTGTTCGCCGTCGGCAACGTGCTCTACGGCCGCATGGGCTACGCGATCGCCCTCGTCGTCGTCTGCCTGGCCACCAGCGCCGTCGTGATCGCCGTGATCAAGCGTCAGTGGCCGACGACAGCACGGTGA